AATTCAGTCATTAGAAAAAGAACAAAAAATGTTAAAAAAAGAAAATAAAAAACTTAAAGAACAAAGTGAAACACTTGATGAAAAGATAAAAGAAGCAGAAGATAAAATCCACCAATCAACAAGTAGTGATGAAACAGAATCACAAAATAATGATACGGATTCTTCTGATGATCAAGACAACGAAACCAAGCATAAAGACAAGGAAGACCCTGCGAAACAAGCAGACGATGTGAATGCCACAGATGAAGGAGATAAAACACAGTCATAATTACGTTTGAGCCATTGTTATATGCGTTTGGTAGACATATCTGTAGGGTATTTGAAAGTATATAGAAAATGAATGTAAAGAAAAGAGGAAAGCGATCATGTATGAAAAAGAATTTGCACTTTTAGAAGGACGTGAAATGTCACTCGTAACATTAGGAAGAGAACTTGAAAATATTACGGGCTATGAAATATATGATACAACAGGAAAACTTGAACGTGTTATTGCGTTAAAGCCAAACTTCTCTCACGATTGGGAAACGTATACGGCGACATATCGTTTGAAACATCGCAATGATTACATCGATGCAGTTTTCACGATTGTAAAAGATTATAATCAGGAACGTTTGAAAGAAGTCCCAGTAAAGATTCAATTAATTAGTTATATTTCAAGAGCATAAGATATGTATCGTTTCATGCGTTCTAAAGCGTTTTATGCTCTAGAACGTTTTTATTTGTATAAGAATAGATTGACTTCAAAAAATGAGATGATAGATGCGTTTTCAGAGACTATTTTTATAAAAGTTAGTCGGTAGAGAGGGGGCAGAATGAGGTGACAGTATATATCGAAACAGCACGATTGCGATTACGCAGTTGGGAGACCTCGGATTTGGAGCGTTTACAACAGTTAAATGCAAATCGACAAGCCCGTCAATTTTTCCCCAGTATTTTAAGTTATCAAAGGACGGAAAAGTTATTTAATTCCATTCGTAGTTATTTAAATACCCATCATATTGGTTTGTTTGCTGTGGAATTTAAAGCAACAAAAGAATGGATTGGAATGGTAGGTTTAAACTATTTAACTGAGAAACAAGATTATCCATTTTCTAATTTACCTTTTTATGAGATTGGATGGCGACTGTTACCTGATGTATGGGATAACGGTATTGCAACTGAAGCGGCAGAAGCAGTGTTGCGCTATGCAAAGAATCAAGGGATTAAAGAAGTCTATGCAATTGCAGCAGAACAGAATGAAGCGTCCATTCGTGTGATGGAAAAGATAGGGATGCAGCGCTATGATAAGTTTGAATTTAGACAATTAGGGCTGCAGCATCCACTTAAGCGACAAGTCCGTTACCGTATTGATCTAATCAGAGAGAATGAAATACAGGAAAAGACCGAGAACCAGTAAGAGGACTCGGTCTTTTTATGTACAGCAATCAGTCATAAGTGCGTGTTGAAATGGGTTGTGCTTGTTTTAAACCTGCTATTAATTGTTCAGGTGAATCATATAATTGTACAAGTTCTTGATATTTGGCATCGATAAAGCCTTCACTTATCATATGTTCGATGAGTTGTTGCAAAGGATTATAAAACTGATTGATATTATAAATGCCAATTGGTTTTTGATGGATGCCAATTTGTGCCCAGCAGTATATTTCAAAAAATTCTTCAAGAGAACCTGCGCCACCGGGTGCCATTACAAAGGCATCAGCCAATTCCGCCATTTTTTGTTTGCGTTCATGCATTGAGTCAACCAGTATGAGCTCTGTTAATCGTTGGCTTGTAATTTTACGATCATCCAACATTTTTGGCATGACACCAATTGCTTTACCACCGTGATCTAACACACCATCCTGCACAGCGCCCATTATCCCAACCGAACCGGCACCAAAAACCAGTTCAATATCGTTTTCTGCTAAATATTTACCTAATGCATAGGCAGATGCTACATATTCTGGGTGTTTTCCTTTATTAGCACCACAAAATACAGCAACTCTTTTGATTGTCATCTTACCATCTCCTTCATTTGTTAATTGTAGTATACGTGTTTTCTTTCTGCTGAACAAATGATGGCTGTTTGTAAATAGTATTGGAATAATGTTTCT
This region of Staphylococcus sp. IVB6240 genomic DNA includes:
- a CDS encoding TIGR00730 family Rossman fold protein gives rise to the protein MKRVAVFCGANKGKHPEYVASAYALGKYLAENDIELVFGAGSVGIMGAVQDGVLDHGGKAIGVMPKMLDDRKITSQRLTELILVDSMHERKQKMAELADAFVMAPGGAGSLEEFFEIYCWAQIGIHQKPIGIYNINQFYNPLQQLIEHMISEGFIDAKYQELVQLYDSPEQLIAGLKQAQPISTRTYD
- a CDS encoding GNAT family N-acetyltransferase, producing the protein MTVYIETARLRLRSWETSDLERLQQLNANRQARQFFPSILSYQRTEKLFNSIRSYLNTHHIGLFAVEFKATKEWIGMVGLNYLTEKQDYPFSNLPFYEIGWRLLPDVWDNGIATEAAEAVLRYAKNQGIKEVYAIAAEQNEASIRVMEKIGMQRYDKFEFRQLGLQHPLKRQVRYRIDLIRENEIQEKTENQ